The genomic stretch CGAACGTGTCTGAAGAGTTTGAGGATCGGCTTGCTCGTATCGCTTGGCATGGCAGGCGTGATGTCGTTATTTCGTGAGCAAATGCTCGGGCTGTTTACAGATGACCCAGAGATTCTCGCGCTTGGGGGACGTTGATTCTGATGACGATTTTGCTGGAGCCGGGGCGGGTCTTTAATTTGGTCGTCATTTCGTCACTGCGGGCAGCGGGGGACGCAAAGTTTCCGGTGTATCTCGGCATTTTGTCGATGTGGGGTGTGGCGGTGCCGCTCGCGTATCTGCTCGGCATCTACTATGGCTACGGATTGGTCGGGATCTGGGTGGCCATGATCGTCGATGAATGGTTACGCGGCTTGTTGATGCTGTGGCGCTGGCGGTCGAGGAAGTGGCAGCGTATGGGCCTGATCGAACGAACAACCGCTCAAGACGGGGTGGCCGGATGAAGGAAACGGAGCGTCTGGCCGCAGCACTTCTGGAGTATGGGTCGGTCGAGCGGACAGAAGAGGTTGCAAATGCAATCGATTATGTTAACGGCGTGTGGTACATTCCGCTGGCACAGGGGGGCCGACTACGCCTCGAAGCGGCGAGTTTGCCGCATGCGGTAGGCGAATTGTTGGCGCTGTATGCCAAAGCTGTATCGGGTGGAGAGGATGGGCAACGTCTGGTGCAGGCATGGCTTGGCGGTGAGCGCGACGTGGAAGGCGAAACGCTGATCGGCTCGCTTCAAGAGCTTGGCTGGCGGCAGGAGCTTGGTGTCGTGGTGTTGCTAGAGCTGGAAAGGGCCACCGAGCCGGGCACAGGTGCAGAAGCGGTCGCGCTGTTGCGAGAGTTGATCGAGCCGGAGCAGGCTGTCCTCGCGGTGCAAGGGACGCAGCGTGTCTGGCTGTTGGTGCCGGTGAGTCAGCCAGCTGCAAAGGAACAGCGATTTGCTAAACGAACAGCGGTGCTGAATGAGCTGGCGACACAGGATGTGCGCAGGCACAGCTACTCCGAGCAAGAGTTGGAAGAGACCGTTTCGGCTTGGATCGCAACGCTTGGCGCGGAGTTGTTTTTGCTGGGCCGTGGCGGTTTGTCGAGCGTGCGAAGTCTGGAAGAGCTGGCGTTGGCGAAACGGGAAGCGGAGTTTGCTTTGGAGGCGGGAAAACGGTTTCGAAGCAAGGATGTGCTCCATGCCTATCATCGGCTAGGAATGGCCCGCTTGCTGTATGGGACGCCGCAGACGGTGTGTCAGGAGTTCGTGCGGGAGATTCTGCCTGCTGGCGTGTTGGAGGCGCTGACCCCGGAGTTGCGGGAGACGGTGGTGACATTTGTGGAGCATGGACAGCAGGTTGCTGATACGGCTCGAGCGCTGTTTGTCCACCGCAATACGCTGTTGTATCGCTTGGAGCGGATTCATGAACTGACCGGTTACGACCCGCGCCAACCGCAAGAAGGTTGGACGTTGTGGTTGGCGCTGCTGTTGCTTCGGGCAGATTGCACAAACGGGCGCGGATAGTTTTGTACAATCTGTCCAATCGTCTGTACGACCTCGACGCGATATACTGAAGCTATCAATCAGAATCGTGAACTGGAGGTTACATAAAATGGCTCGTGTGCAACTCAAGCATGTATACAAACGCTACTCTTCCGATGTCGCGGCGGTCAAAGATTTCGATCTCGATATTCAAGATAAGGAGTTTCTCGTCCTCGTCGGTCCTTCTGGCTGTGGGAAGACGACGACGTTGCGGATGATCGCAGGTCTGGAAGACATCTCCGATGGTGAACTGTGGATCGGTGACCGTCTTGTCAACGACGTGCATCCGAAAGATCGCGACATCGCGATGGTTTTCCAAAACTACGCTTTGTATTCGCACATGTCGATCTATGAAAACATGGCATTTGGCCTGAAAATGCGCAAAGTGCCGAAAGCGGAGATCGATGCCCGCGTGCGCGAGGCGGCGAGCATCCTCGACATCGAGCATCTGCTCAACCGCAAACCGAAAGCGCTCTCCGGCGGTCAGCGTCAGCGTGTCGCCCTCGGTCGTGCGATCGTTCGTGAGCCCCAAGTCTTCCTGATGGACGAACCTCTCTCCAACCTCGATGCCAAATTGCGGGTGCAAATGCGCGCAGAGATCGCCAAACTGCACCACCGCCTGCAAACCACCGTCATCTACGTCACGCATGACCAGACCGAAGCGATGACGATGGGAACTCGTATCGTCGTCATGAAAGACGGTATCATCCAACAGGTCGGCACTCCGCAGGAGATCTACAACCGACCGGACAACATGTTTGTCGCTTCCTTCATCGGATCACCTGCGATGAACTTTCTGCGCGGCTCGTTGCAGGAAGAAGGCGACGATATCTATTTCCGTGCTCAAAGTGTGAACATCTCGATCCCGAAACATCGCCATGCGATCCTGCGGGAAGCGGGTGTTGTCGGACAAGCGGTCGTGCTCGGCATTCGTCCCGAAAATCTGCATGACGATCAGGTCCAACAACAAGGAACTTATGGTGCACAGGTGACCGCCGCTGTCGAAGTGGTCGAATTGCTCGGCGCTGAGTCGTACGTCTATCTGAACGTGCAAGGTCAAACGCTGATCGCCCGTGTACCGGCGCGCTCGGAGATTCGAGCGGGCAGCACCGCTACGCTTTCGATCGACACCGAAAATCTGCACATTTTCCACGCCGAAACGGAACAGACCATTTATTAATAGGCAAATCCCGCCATCTTGATGAATAAAATGAGAAACAGCCACTGGCACGCCACATGATCGATCATGTGGCGTTTTCTCTGGAAGGGGCAGCGGTCATGCGCCATTTCATCGGGATTGATGTCGGCGGGACGACGATCAAAGGGGCGGTGGTCACCGAGACGGGCCGCCTGCTCGCTCAAGCGGAGTGCGAAACTTGTCCGGAGCGGGGTTGGGAGCAGGTATTGAATGCGATTGCCGATCTTGCTCAGCAGGTGGTGCGACGAGCGGATCGTGGATGGAGCGACATACAGGGGCTGGGTGTTGGTGTTCCTGCATTCCTCGATCTGGAGAGCGGGGTTGTCGAGACGGCGGTCAACCTCGGGTGGAGCGATGTTCCACTTTTGTCAGAACTGCAAAAGCGCCTGGACACGATCCCGCTGCGCATCGACAACGACGCCAACGTCGCAGCGCTTGGCGAGGCACGGGTTGGAGGCGGACGCGGTGCCAAAGATGTGTTGTGTGTGACATTGGGCACCGGGGTCGGTGGCGGCGTCATCGTCGATCACAAACTGGTGCGCGGCATAACTGGCATGGGCGGTGAGATCGGCCACATCACGCTAGAGCCAAACGGGCGCCTATGCAACTGCGGACGACTCGGGTGCTTGGAGACGATCTCCTCGGCCAGCGGCATCTTGGCCGCCGCGCAAGAGCGATTGCGCACAGGGAGCGCAACGACGCTACAACAAGAGTGTGCGCTGACGACTCGGCTCATTTTTGAACATGCGGCGAAGGGCGACAGGGTGGCGCGCGAGGTGATTCACGAGGCGATCGACCGCTTGGGATTTGCCTTGGCCAACATCGGGGCTACGCTCAATCCGAACGTGATGGTGATCGGTGGCGGTGTGTCACAAGCGGGAGACGCTTTGTTGGTACCGTTGCGCGCTGCGTTTGCTCGCTATGCACTGCCACGGGTAGCGCGCGGCACCGACATCCGTCTCGCCGAGCTTGGGACCGAGGCGGGCGTGATCGGAGCCGCTTTGCTTTTTTTGGAAGGGAACTAAGGAGACCTTTGCGGGTCTCTTTTCTTTTTGGTAGTGTAGAGGGAAGAGACGGGGAGGTGATGGCGATGGATGAAACGCTTTCCAAACGGGATCAGCGCGACAAACGGCAGGCTGATCACAAGCGCAATGATTTTAGCGCTTTGGTGCGAGCCCATATCCGTGAGCGCGATGGTGAGCGCTGCGTATTGTGCGGTCGGCCAGGGCGGGAAGTCCATCACATCATCCCGCGGGCACATGGCGGGCTTGGCACAGCTGACAACGGGATCTGTCTCGATGCGGGCTGTCACCACCAAGCCCACCGCTCGAAACAGGTGGCCAAACAATTGCTGCGTTACCGGGAGCGCGTGCTGTTGCCGCTGTACGGAATACGAGCGGACGAATATGTTTGGCTCGACCCGTTGATGGACGGAACCTGTCGCTGCGGTGGACAAGTTGCAGACGGAGCCTGTGACAAAATGTGCGGGCTGAAACTGCTCAATCGAAGAGAGGAGTCGAGGGGATGAGAAACGAGATCGGGTTTATGGAGGATAATCTGGAGGTTATCATTGGACAGCAACTGCATTTGGAAGTGCCAGATCAGGGCGTCTACGATTATGAAGCGGTGCGCGTGTTCGTTGCGAACGAAACCTCATACATCCTATGCCTGCGTCTGTCCGAAAACAGAGAAGCGTACCTGTTGAAAGCGGACGATCTGGGCGATGGTTGGTGGAATATCATCGACATCATCGATGACGGTGAGTGGGGGACGGCACGACATGCATCGGATTACACAGCTATTACAGACGTGTTGCACCGCTAAAACCTGCCAAGCAAGAAACGGAGACCGAACGCCGGTCTCTTTTTTTGTCCTCGGCAAACAGACAGCAAATCGAGCGATCAAAAAAGGAGTGCGACGAGAACGCACTCCTTTTTTGATCGAGCTGGCTGTTACGCTCCACCGATCGGCTATTATTTTGCATGGCGGAAGGAAAGCGAGAGGTCGAGCAAGCTTTGCTTCGGATCGAAGGAGACGATGTCCGCTTTTCCGTTCCCATCCAGGTCGGCAGCAAAGGCGACCCGTTTACCGTACGCCCATGGTCCGTACAGCGTATCGTGCCGCTTCAAGCCAAGCTTGGCATCTCCTTGCCAAATCTCCCAGATGCCATTGGTCGGATCGTAGATGACTAGATCGGCCAGGCCGTCGCCGTCCGTATCTCCGAGCACCACTTGCCCATTGCGCTTTGGTTGCGGGACGGAAAAGTTTCCAGCGATATGAAATGCACCTTCAGGGGTGACCGTGTAGAGCTCAATTTCACCGTTGGATGGTGAATAGAGGATCACTTCTGGCTGTTTGTCTCCGTTCACATCACCAGACAGCAGAATGGCGTCGTCGTGTTTGAAAACAAGGGCCGCTTCGCTCTTGGGGCGGAAGTGAGATCCGTCTTGAAACAGGGCGGTGACCATCTTGCGATTCTGCACTAGCAGATCGACCTTGCCGTCTTTGTTCAAATCGACTGGAACGATTTTCTCCAAATCGGGCTTTAGTGTTCCGTAGCTCTGACCGGGATCAAAGCTGAGCGTGTTAGACGAATAAGCTTTCAATTCGCCGCTCGTCTTGTGGTACGCGAGCAGGTCGGTGACGCCGTTCCCGTCTACGTCGGCGAGCAGCGGAATGTCATCGGGGTCCAGCCCGCTTTGCAGCCACGTGGAAAACGGCGATTGCGAGCGGTTGCGCGGCCAATTGTAATTGCCTTGTAGGACGGAGACGTGTCCGTCATGATCGACGACCACCAGCGAGTCTTGGCCGCTGCCACCGACATCACCGAACAAAAGATGCTCGGTAGTCGTGCCGAGCGGCAGTTGAATCCGGTGGGCGGGAGAGAAAGGGAGCACATCGTGCAGCGACATCCATTCCCAGCCGCGAGTGCGCATGCCATCAACGATCTGATGCAGATAGGTGTCCGCACCTTGTTTGTATCGGTAGACGGGCAGGCCGTCCCGAATTTCGGGTTGACCGTCTGCTCCGAGCACCGCTTCCATCGCTTCATACTCTAAAAATGAATGATAGAACACAGCGCCAAGTCCTTGAAAATGGTCGCTTTTCTTCAAAATGCGCTCCACATCCTGCGGTCCGGTCACATAGCTGAGCGGGGCGGGTACATAGACCGAGCCGAGTGTCGTTTCGCCATATGTGTTCTCACTCTGATAGTAGATCTCATCTTTGAAAGACTTTAATGAAAAATAATCGGGCTGATAGAGCACGCCGATAAATGAACGGAACACTTCTTCTTGTTGGCGCGTGTCCTGATAGTGCGGCGACTCCCAAAAGCTTGGCTTCAGTCCCGCTTTTTCAAAAGCGGACAGGCTTTTGGAAATCTTTTCGACCGCATAGGGGACGGTCGAAGTTTCTGGCGCGTCCTGTAGATCAAACTCATATCCGACTCCGGTATCATGCCAGCCGTCACCGCGTTTGCGATCGCCATATTGATGAGTATAGCCGTGCATGCCAAGCACGGCGCCATTTTGCTGTGCGTCTTGAAGCAGTTTGATAAAGGCATGCAAATGCTGATCCGGATGGGGATCATCGATCCCTTTTTCGATCCACGTACCGTCCGCTTGTAGCAGTTTCGAACGTGGAATGACTGCAAGATGAATCGGAACGTTCTCCGCCTGTAAATAGTCAAATACGGCGCGGAGGCGCCCAAGGTCGTCCAGTGTGGCGTAGCTGCCGCCGGGCGACACATCTTCTAAGCGCAACAGCGCGTGATGCTTGTCGTGGTTTGGAAAGGA from Tumebacillus algifaecis encodes the following:
- a CDS encoding PucR family transcriptional regulator, producing the protein MKETERLAAALLEYGSVERTEEVANAIDYVNGVWYIPLAQGGRLRLEAASLPHAVGELLALYAKAVSGGEDGQRLVQAWLGGERDVEGETLIGSLQELGWRQELGVVVLLELERATEPGTGAEAVALLRELIEPEQAVLAVQGTQRVWLLVPVSQPAAKEQRFAKRTAVLNELATQDVRRHSYSEQELEETVSAWIATLGAELFLLGRGGLSSVRSLEELALAKREAEFALEAGKRFRSKDVLHAYHRLGMARLLYGTPQTVCQEFVREILPAGVLEALTPELRETVVTFVEHGQQVADTARALFVHRNTLLYRLERIHELTGYDPRQPQEGWTLWLALLLLRADCTNGRG
- a CDS encoding ABC transporter ATP-binding protein, coding for MARVQLKHVYKRYSSDVAAVKDFDLDIQDKEFLVLVGPSGCGKTTTLRMIAGLEDISDGELWIGDRLVNDVHPKDRDIAMVFQNYALYSHMSIYENMAFGLKMRKVPKAEIDARVREAASILDIEHLLNRKPKALSGGQRQRVALGRAIVREPQVFLMDEPLSNLDAKLRVQMRAEIAKLHHRLQTTVIYVTHDQTEAMTMGTRIVVMKDGIIQQVGTPQEIYNRPDNMFVASFIGSPAMNFLRGSLQEEGDDIYFRAQSVNISIPKHRHAILREAGVVGQAVVLGIRPENLHDDQVQQQGTYGAQVTAAVEVVELLGAESYVYLNVQGQTLIARVPARSEIRAGSTATLSIDTENLHIFHAETEQTIY
- a CDS encoding ROK family glucokinase, with translation MRHFIGIDVGGTTIKGAVVTETGRLLAQAECETCPERGWEQVLNAIADLAQQVVRRADRGWSDIQGLGVGVPAFLDLESGVVETAVNLGWSDVPLLSELQKRLDTIPLRIDNDANVAALGEARVGGGRGAKDVLCVTLGTGVGGGVIVDHKLVRGITGMGGEIGHITLEPNGRLCNCGRLGCLETISSASGILAAAQERLRTGSATTLQQECALTTRLIFEHAAKGDRVAREVIHEAIDRLGFALANIGATLNPNVMVIGGGVSQAGDALLVPLRAAFARYALPRVARGTDIRLAELGTEAGVIGAALLFLEGN
- a CDS encoding HNH endonuclease gives rise to the protein MDETLSKRDQRDKRQADHKRNDFSALVRAHIRERDGERCVLCGRPGREVHHIIPRAHGGLGTADNGICLDAGCHHQAHRSKQVAKQLLRYRERVLLPLYGIRADEYVWLDPLMDGTCRCGGQVADGACDKMCGLKLLNRREESRG
- a CDS encoding DUF2334 domain-containing protein, coding for MKKVLLAVLLAAVIALPVQDQTRTNSFPNHDKHHALLRLEDVSPGGSYATLDDLGRLRAVFDYLQAENVPIHLAVIPRSKLLQADGTWIEKGIDDPHPDQHLHAFIKLLQDAQQNGAVLGMHGYTHQYGDRKRGDGWHDTGVGYEFDLQDAPETSTVPYAVEKISKSLSAFEKAGLKPSFWESPHYQDTRQQEEVFRSFIGVLYQPDYFSLKSFKDEIYYQSENTYGETTLGSVYVPAPLSYVTGPQDVERILKKSDHFQGLGAVFYHSFLEYEAMEAVLGADGQPEIRDGLPVYRYKQGADTYLHQIVDGMRTRGWEWMSLHDVLPFSPAHRIQLPLGTTTEHLLFGDVGGSGQDSLVVVDHDGHVSVLQGNYNWPRNRSQSPFSTWLQSGLDPDDIPLLADVDGNGVTDLLAYHKTSGELKAYSSNTLSFDPGQSYGTLKPDLEKIVPVDLNKDGKVDLLVQNRKMVTALFQDGSHFRPKSEAALVFKHDDAILLSGDVNGDKQPEVILYSPSNGEIELYTVTPEGAFHIAGNFSVPQPKRNGQVVLGDTDGDGLADLVIYDPTNGIWEIWQGDAKLGLKRHDTLYGPWAYGKRVAFAADLDGNGKADIVSFDPKQSLLDLSLSFRHAK